In Oncorhynchus kisutch isolate 150728-3 unplaced genomic scaffold, Okis_V2 scaffold2720, whole genome shotgun sequence, one genomic interval encodes:
- the LOC116370737 gene encoding formin-like protein 2, which produces MDLSWREYSMHGHNPLLKDFISKHETRLQKLQEDAHIAQDAFDDAVKHFGESSKTMPPSVFFPVFVRFIKAYRLAEEENEQRRRQEQALMEKLEQEELQQEQEAPKSPSNRPKQRQQESLITELRSDRAVKTADMSTRAKMEL; this is translated from the exons ATGGATCTGTCGTGGAGGGAGTACAGCATGCACGGCCACAACCCACTCCTCAAAGACTTCATCAGCAAACACGAGACTCGCCTGCAGAAACTACAGGAGGACGCACACATCGCACAG GATGCATTTGACGATGCGGTGAAGCACTTTGGGGAGAGCTCTAAGACCatgcctccctctgtcttcttccctgtgtttgtacGATTCATCAAAGCCTACAGG ctggcggaggaggagaatgagcagaggaggaggcaagAGCAGGCGCTGATGGAGAAGCTGGAGCAGGAGGAGCTGCAACAGGAGCAGGAGGCGCCTAAG tccccgtCCAACCGTCCAAAGCAGCGGCAGCAGGAGTCCCTGATCACAGAGCTGAGGAGCGACAGGGCGGTAAAGACAGCAGACATGTCTACGAGGGCAAAGATGGAGCTATAG